One window from the genome of Cryptococcus neoformans var. neoformans JEC21 chromosome 12 sequence encodes:
- a CDS encoding 14-3-3 protein, putative has translation MSNREDSVYLAKLAEQAERYEEMVENMKSVASSDQELTVEERNLLSVAYKNVIGARRASWRIVSSIEQKEESKGNEAQVAMIKAYREKIEAELAKICEDILEVLDKHLIPSAASGESKVFYHKMMGDYHRYLAEFATGDKRKDSADKSLEAYKAASDVAVTELPPTHPIRLGLALNFSVFYYEILNSPDRACHLAKQAFDDAIAELDTLSEESYKDSTLIMQLLRDNLTLWTSDMNEPEKEEKPEETKQEEVAPAA, from the exons ATGTCTAACCGAGAAGACTCTGTCTACCTTGCCAAGCTCGCCGAGCAGGCTGAGCGATACGAGG AAATGGTCGAGAACATGAAGTCTGTCGCCTCTTCCGACCAGGAGCTCACCGTCGAGGAGCGTAATCTCCTTTCCGTTGCCTACAAGAACGTTATCGGTGCCCGCCGAGCTTCCTGGCGAATCGTCTCCTCCATCgagcagaaggaggagtcCAAGGGTAACGAGGCTCAGGTGGCCATGATCAAGGCCTACagggagaagattgaggctGAGCTTGCCAAGATCTGCGAGGACATTCTTGAGGTTCTCGACAAGCACCTTATCCCTTCTGCCGCTTCTGGCGAGTCCAAGGTCTTTTACCACAAGAT GATGGGAGATTACCACCGATACCTTGCCGAGTTTGCTACCGGCGACAAGCGAAAGGACTCTGCCGACAAGTCTCTCGAGGCTTACAAGGCTGCTTCCGACGTTGCCGTTACCGAGCTTCCCCCTACGCACCCCATCCGACTCGGTTTGGCCCTCAACTTCTCCGTCTTTTA CTACGAGATCCTCAACTCCCCCGACAGGGCTTGCCACCTTGCCAAACAGGCTTTCGACGACGCCATTGCCGAGCTCGACACCCTTTCCGAGGAATCCTACAA gGACTCTACCCTCATCATGCAGCTTCTTAGGGACAACCTTACTCTCTGGACTTCTGACATGAACGAGCCTG agaaggaagagaagccCGAGGAAACAaagcaggaggaggttgCCCCCGCGGCTTAG